In one window of Macadamia integrifolia cultivar HAES 741 chromosome 2, SCU_Mint_v3, whole genome shotgun sequence DNA:
- the LOC122062215 gene encoding ARF guanine-nucleotide exchange factor GNOM, translated as MGRLRLQTGIKAIEEEPEEFDCSSNGGALACMVNSEVGAVLAVMRRNVRWGGRYMTGDDQLEHSLIQSLKALRKQIFSWQNQWQSINPAAYLQPFLDVIRSDETGAPITSVALSSVYKILTLDILHLNTVNVEHAMPLVVDAVTSCRFEVTDPASEEVVLMKILQVFLACMKSKASVVLSNQHVCNIVNTCFRIVHQAGSKGELLQRIARHTMHELVRCIFSHLPEIDKTERLLANGGRYVKQEVGGLEKDYTFSSKQLDNGNDSSEHDGQMPSVGLASNASMGLRVSLTEENTFGAGNGKEASPTDLHLMTEPYGVPCMVEILHFLCALLDNIEHIGMGPRSNSMASHEDVPLFALGLINSAIELGGPSIRQHPKLLALIQDELFRNLMQFGLSMSPLILSIVCGIVLNLYYHLRSELKLQLEAFFSCVILRLAQSRHGASYHQQEVAMEALVDFCRQKTFMAEMYANFDCDITCSNAFEDLANLLSKSAFPVNYPLSAMHILALDGLIAVIQGMAERISNGPPVLEQVPVDLEEYTPFWTVKCENYADPNHWVPFVRRRKYIKRRLMIGADHFNRDPKKGLEFLQGTHLLPDKLDPQSVACFFRYTAGLDKNLVGDFLGNHDEFCVQVLHEFAGTFDFEDMNLDTALRLFLETFRLPGESQKIQRVLEAFSERYYEQSPQILANKDAALVLSYSLIMLNTDQHNVQVKKKMTEEDFIRNNRHINGGNDLPREFLSELYHSICKNEIRTTPEQGAGFSEMTPSRWIDLMRKSKKTAPFVMCDSRPFLDHDMFAIMSGPTIAAISVVFDHAESEDVFQTCVDGFLAVAKISACHHLEDVLDDLVVSLCKFTTLINPSSVEEPVLAFGDDTKARMATVTVFTIANKYGDYIRTGWRNILDCILRLHKLGLLPARVASDAADDLEVAADPCHGKPVTSSLSASQLPSMGTPRRSSGLMGRFSQLLSLDTEEPRSQPTEQQLAAHQRTLQTIQKCHIDSIFTESKFLQADSLLHLARALIWAAGRSQKGNSSPDDEDTAVFCLELLIAITLNNRDRIGLLWQGVYEHISNIVQSTVMPCALVERAVFGLLRICQRLLPYKENLADELLRSLQLVSKLDARVADAYCENITQEVMRLVKANATHIRSQMGWRTITNILSITARHPEASEAGFEALMFIMSDGAHLSPANYILCVDTTRQFAESRVGQAERSIRALDLMAGSVTCLGRWSCETKEAAGEEAAAKMSQDIGEMWLRLVQGLRKVCFDQREDVRNHALSSLQKCLTGVGGFALLHTSWLQCFDQVIFTMLDELLELAQGHSPKDYRNIEGTLILAMKLLSKVFLQLLNDLVQLTTFCKLWLGVLSRMEKYMKAKIRGKKSEKLQELVPELLKNTLLVMKTRGVLVCRSALGGDSLWELTWLHVNNIAPSLQSEVFPNQELEQLHKQSETEGVPVSDGSGSVPSGETLTASEEGGQTLVC; from the exons ATGGGGCGTCTAAGGCTGCAGACCGGAATCAAGGCAATTGAGGAAGAGCCTGAAGAATTTGACTGTTCATCAAATGGAGGTGCTTTAGCATGTATGGTTAATTCAGAAGTAGGTGCTGTGTTGGCAGTTATGAGAAGAAACGTTAGGTGGGGAGGTCGTTATATGACTGGAGATGATCAGTTAGAGCACTCTCTCATCCAGTCCTTGAAGGCATTGCGGAAGCAAATTTTTTCATGGCAAAATCAGTGGCAATCTATAAATCCAGCCGCATATCTCCAGCCGTTTTTGGATGTGATTCGATCTGATGAAACTGGTGCACCCATCACTAGTGTGGCCTTGTCATCTGTTTACAAGATTCTAACTCTTGACATACTTCATCTGAATACTGTGAATGTGGAACATGCTATGCCTTTGGTGGTTGATGCTGTGACAAGTTGCCGATTCGAGGTGACTGATCCAGCTTCAGAAGAAGTAGTACTGATGAAGATACTTCAGGTTTTTCTTGCTTGTATGAAAAGTAAGGCATCAGTTGTGCTGAGTAACCAGCATGTTTGCAACATAGTAAACACCTGTTTCCGTATAGTTCATCAAGCAGGATCAAAGGGTGAGTTGTTGCAGCGGATAGCACGCCACACTATGCATGAACTTGTCAGGTGTATCTTTTCCCACCTTCCGGAGATTGATAAAACAGAACGTCTATTGGCTAATGGAGGAAGATACGTCAAACAAGAG GTGGGAGGCTTAGAAAAGGACTACACCTTCAGTAGTAAACAATTAGATAATGGCAATGACAGTTCTGAGCATGATGGTCAGATGCCTTCTGTTGGTTTGGCTTCAAATGCTTCCATGGGTCTTCGGGTAAGCTTGACAGAGGAAAACACGTTTGGGGCTGGTAATGGAAAAGAGGCTTCTCCAACTGATTTGCATCTCATGACTGAGCCATATGGGGTTCCCTGCATGGTGGAGATACTTCACTTCTTGTGTGCCTTGTTAGATAACATAGAGCACATTGGAATGGGTCCCAGGTCAAATTCTATGGCAAGTCATGAAGATGTGCCCCTTTTTGCTTTGGGTTTGATCAACTCAGCCATTGAATTGGGTGGACCTTCTATCAGACAACATCCTAAGTTATTAGCCTTGATACAGGATGAGCTATTTCGTAACCTCATGCAGTTTGGCTTATCAATGAGTCCACTTATTCTTTCAATTGTATGTGGCATTGTTCTCAATTTGTATTACCATCTGCGTTCTGAGCTAAAACTACAATTGGAGGCTTTCTTTTCTTGTGTGATTTTGAGGCTTGCGCAAAGCAGGCATGGGGCTTCATATCATCAACAGGAGGTCGCAATGGAGGCCCTTGTTGACTTCTGCAGGCAGAAAACATTCATGGCAGAGATGTATGCCAACTTTGATTGTGATATTACCTGCAGTAATGCATTTGAAGACCTTGCTAACCTGTTGTCAAAGAGTGCATTTCCAGTGAACTACCCTTTGTCTGCAATGCACATTCTTGCTTTGGATGGTCTAATTGCTGTGATTCAGGGAATGGCAGAGAGGATAAGCAATGGACCACCTGTTTTGGAGCAGGTTCCAGTAGATCTTGAAGAATATACCCCATTCTGGACTGTGAAATGTGAGAATTATGCTGATCCTAATCATTGGGTTCCTTTTGTCCGTCGGAGGAAATACATTAAGAGAAGGTTGATGATTGGTGCTGATCACTTCAACCGAGATCCAAAGAAGGGGCTGGAGTTTCTCCAGGGAACACATTTGTTACCTGACAAGCTTGACCCTCAAAGTGTGGCTTGCTTTTTCAGGTACACAGCTGGGTTAGATAAGAATCTTGTGGGTGATTTCCTGGGAAATCATGATGAGTTCTGTGTTCAAGTGCTTCATGAATTTGCTGGCACTTTTGATTTTGAAGACATGAATTTGGATACTGCACTACGGCTATTCTTAGAAACTTTCCGATTGCCTGGTGAGTCACAAAAGATACAGAGAGTTCTCGAGGCGTTCTCAGAGAGATACTATGAGCAATCGCCGCAGATTCTAGCCAACAAGGATGCTGCTCTCGTATTGTCCTATTCACTAATAATGCTTAATACCGATCAACACAATGtacaagtgaagaagaagatgactgAAGAGGATTTTATCAGAAATAATCGACACATCAATGGAGGGAATGATCTCCCTCGGGAATTCCTATCAGAGCTTTACCACTCAATCTGCAAGAATGAGATCAGAACTACACCGGAACAAGGTGCTGGTTTCTCCGAGATGACACCAAGCCGTTGGATTGATCTAATGCGCAAGTCGAAGAAGACTGCTCCTTTTGTTATGTGTGATTCCAGACCCTTCCTGGACCATGATATGTTTGCCATAATGTCAGGTCCCACAATTGCTGCTATCTCAGTGGTATTTGATCATGCTGAAAGTGAAGATGTTTTCCAAACATGTGTTGATGGATTCTTGGCTGTTGCAAAGATTTCAGCATGTCATCATCTTGAAGATGTATTGGATGACCTTGTTGTGTCTCTCTGTAAGTTCACAACTCTCATTAACCCATCTTCAGTGGAGGAACCTGTTCTTGCTTTTGGTGATGATACGAAAGCTAGAATGGCCACTGTAACTGTCTTCACCATAGCAAATAAGTATGGTGATTATATCCGCACTGGATGGAGAAACATTCTGGACTGCATCTTAAGATTGCACAAGCTTGGTCTTCTCCCCGCCCGTGTGGCCAGTGACGCTGCTGATGACTTGGAGGTTGCTGCTGACCCTTGTCATGGAAAACCTGTTACAAGTTCACTATCTGCATCGCAGTTGCCTTCTATGGGTACTCCTCGTAGATCCTCTGGGCTTATGGGCCGGTTCAGCCAGCTCTTATCTCTTGACACAGAGGAGCCAAGATCGCAACCCACTGAACAACAACTTGCAGCTCATCAACGCACTCTCCAGACTATTCAGAAGTGCCACATTGATAGCATATTTACAGAGAGTAAGTTTCTGCAAGCTGATTCACTGTTGCATCTTGCACGAGCTCTCATCTGGGCTGCAGGGAGATCTCAGAAGGGGAACAGCTCTCCTGATGATGAAGACACTGCGGTCTTCTGCTTGGAGTTGTTGATAGCAATCACCTTGAATAACCGGGATAGGATTGGTCTTCTGTGGCAGGGGGTTTATGAGCATATATCCAACATTGTTCAGTCAACTGTGATGCCTTGTGCCCTGGTGGAGAGGGCTGTGTTTGGACTTCTTCGAATATGCCAGCGGTTGCTTCCCTATAAAGAGAACCTTGCTGATGAACTACTGAGGTCACTGCAACTGGTCTCAAAGCTTGATGCTCGGGTTGCTGATGCATATTGTGAGAACATCACACAAGAAGTCATGCGCCTTGTGAAAGCTAATGCCACACACATCAGATCCCAGATGGGGTGGCGCACAATCACCAATATTCTGTCCATCACAGCTCGCCATCCTGAAGCATCTGAAGCAGGATTTGAGGCGTTAATGTTTATCATGTCTGACGGGGCTCATCTCTCACCTGCAAATTACATTCTGTGCGTTGATACTACAAGGCAGTTTGCTGAGTCTCGTGTTGGACAGGCAGAGCGATCGATACGTGCACTAGATTTGATGGCAGGGTCTGTGACCTGTCTGGGACGGTGGTCTTGTGAGACTAAGGAAGCAGCAGGGGAGGAGGCTGCTGCGAAAATGTCTCAGGATATAGGGGAGATGTGGCTGAGGCTAGTGCAGGGGTTGAGGAAAGTGTGTTTTGACCAGAGAGAAGACGTTAGGAACCATGCTCTGTCCTCATTGCAGAAGTGCTTGACAGGTGTGGGTGGGTTCGCCCTTCTGCACACTTCGTGGTTGCAGTGTTTTGATCAGGTCATCTTCACAATGCTTGATGAGTTGCTAGAACTTGCTCAGGGACATTCCCCAAAGGACTACAGGAACATAGAAGGCACACTCATTCTTGCTATGAAGCTACTGTCAAAAGTGTTCTTGCAGTTGCTGAACGATCTTGTGCAACTAACCACGTTCTGCAAGCTATGGTTGGGGGTCCTTAGCCGTATGGAAAAATATATGAAGGCCAAGATTAGAGGGAAGAAGAGTGAAAAGCTTCAGGAACTAGTCCCTGAGCTTCTTAAGAATACATTGCTTGTGATGAAGACTAGGGGTGTCCTCGTGTGCCGAAGTGCTCTCGGTGGGGATAGTTTATGGGAACTAACATGGTTGCATGTGAACAATATTGCCCCATCTTTGCAATCCGAAGTGTTTCCCAATCAAGAGCTGGAGCAGTTACATAAGCAGAGTGAAACAGAGGGAGTCCCGGTATCTGATGGATCCGGTTCTGTTCCATCAGGTGAGACATTGACAGCTTCTGAAGAAGGTGGTCAGACCTTGGTGTGTTGA